A section of the Kribbella sp. HUAS MG21 genome encodes:
- a CDS encoding polysaccharide lyase 8 family protein, which yields MPPFIRRRLVLQAGLAAGALGTLGLPVKAFAQDEFDVLRTRWAELNTGGAIDPADPAYGDALGKLGAQAREFLDTMITAADRTALWADLPLSPTSGNFAISYTRLKTIALARATSGTGVGSAAPGAAAAAVSAEAAGDQLSGALDFLNANAYNETLRETGNWWFWEIGAPRALLDTCILAADVLSAEQLTRYVTAVDRFVPDPNRRTNSPTLRETGANRVDKALIVALRGIVGKSTIKLSTARDALSDVAEAGKNSVFKYVTSGDGFYRDGSFVQHGNLAYVGTYGNVALGGVANLIALLGGSTWEITDPNRAVLLDAVEASFAPFMVDGLMMDCVSGRAISRERAGDHRHGHGTTSTVLLLASGVAEPYASRYKALAKGWITRDRLDDYLPGASIPEISRAKALLADAGVSPAPALPRHFQFHNQDRVVHRRPGWTFAIALSSKRMARYEWGNGENRRGWYVGDGMTYLYTADQSQFTDAFWPTVDAHRMPGTTVSTKPRQPGGSGAGTGTVAAYAEWVGGASYRNVAGAVGMHLINHDKTLQARKSWFCLRDSIVALGAGITGTDGYPVETIVDNRNLHENGTTALLVDGDAAVDRTYDGPRWAHLDGVAGYIFPNGGQLTVQREDRTASWSEINIGNDTAGSTTPYTRRYAKLILEHGTATGDYAYVVLPNATSQRTAEVAADPGMTILVNNPNVQAIRAHREGLVLINFWTAGSVAEVPDGPARRGVTSDGPASVVIGTDGPTTTVAVSDPSRTATTVRLTIDRQVGAVIAKDPAVTVVATGKQLVLDIAVGGTKGATHSVSFG from the coding sequence ATGCCGCCATTCATTCGTCGTCGGCTGGTGCTCCAGGCCGGGCTTGCCGCCGGTGCGCTCGGTACGCTCGGCCTGCCGGTCAAGGCGTTCGCGCAGGACGAGTTCGACGTACTGCGGACCCGCTGGGCCGAGCTCAACACCGGCGGAGCGATCGACCCGGCCGATCCGGCGTACGGCGATGCGCTCGGGAAGCTCGGCGCGCAGGCGCGGGAGTTCCTGGACACGATGATCACGGCGGCCGACCGGACCGCGCTCTGGGCAGACCTGCCGCTGAGCCCGACGAGCGGGAACTTCGCAATCAGCTACACGCGCCTGAAGACGATCGCCTTGGCCCGCGCCACCTCAGGGACAGGCGTGGGGTCGGCCGCCCCGGGCGCGGCGGCGGCCGCAGTGAGCGCCGAGGCAGCAGGGGACCAGCTCAGCGGAGCGCTCGACTTCCTGAACGCGAACGCCTACAACGAGACGCTGCGGGAGACCGGCAACTGGTGGTTCTGGGAGATCGGCGCACCGCGCGCGCTCCTCGACACCTGCATCCTGGCGGCCGACGTCCTGTCCGCCGAGCAGCTCACCCGGTACGTGACAGCCGTCGACAGGTTCGTCCCCGACCCGAACCGCCGGACCAACTCGCCGACGCTGCGCGAGACCGGCGCCAACCGCGTCGACAAGGCGCTGATCGTCGCGCTGCGCGGCATCGTCGGAAAGTCGACGATCAAATTGTCGACAGCACGCGACGCGCTCAGCGACGTCGCCGAAGCCGGCAAGAACAGCGTCTTCAAGTACGTCACCAGCGGCGACGGCTTCTACCGGGACGGATCCTTCGTCCAGCACGGCAACCTCGCGTACGTCGGCACGTACGGCAACGTCGCACTCGGCGGCGTCGCGAACCTGATCGCCCTGCTCGGCGGCTCCACCTGGGAGATCACCGACCCGAACCGCGCGGTGCTCCTGGACGCCGTCGAGGCCAGTTTCGCCCCGTTCATGGTCGACGGCCTGATGATGGACTGCGTTTCCGGCCGCGCGATCTCCCGCGAACGCGCCGGCGACCACCGCCACGGCCACGGCACCACGTCGACCGTGCTCCTGCTAGCGAGCGGCGTCGCCGAGCCGTACGCCTCGCGCTACAAGGCCCTCGCGAAGGGCTGGATCACCCGCGACCGCCTCGACGACTACCTGCCGGGCGCGTCGATTCCCGAGATCTCCCGCGCGAAGGCACTGCTCGCGGACGCCGGAGTCAGCCCGGCCCCGGCACTGCCGCGGCACTTCCAGTTTCACAACCAGGACCGTGTCGTACACCGGCGTCCGGGCTGGACGTTCGCGATCGCGCTGTCGTCGAAGCGGATGGCCCGCTACGAGTGGGGCAACGGCGAGAACCGCCGCGGCTGGTATGTCGGCGACGGCATGACCTACCTCTACACAGCCGACCAGTCCCAGTTCACCGACGCGTTCTGGCCGACCGTCGACGCACACCGCATGCCCGGTACGACGGTCAGCACCAAACCCCGGCAGCCCGGTGGCAGCGGAGCAGGCACCGGCACCGTCGCGGCGTACGCCGAATGGGTCGGCGGCGCGTCGTACCGGAACGTCGCCGGTGCGGTCGGCATGCACCTGATCAACCACGACAAGACCTTGCAGGCCAGGAAGTCCTGGTTCTGCCTGCGCGACTCGATCGTTGCCCTGGGCGCCGGAATCACCGGCACCGACGGCTACCCGGTCGAGACGATTGTCGACAATCGGAATCTCCACGAGAACGGAACCACCGCGCTCCTGGTCGACGGTGACGCCGCGGTCGACCGGACGTACGACGGCCCGCGCTGGGCGCACCTGGACGGCGTAGCCGGCTACATCTTCCCCAACGGCGGCCAACTGACCGTCCAGCGCGAGGACCGCACCGCTTCCTGGTCGGAGATCAACATCGGCAACGACACGGCCGGCTCGACCACGCCGTACACCCGCCGCTACGCCAAGCTCATCCTCGAGCACGGGACCGCGACCGGCGACTACGCGTACGTCGTCCTGCCCAACGCCACCAGTCAGCGAACCGCCGAAGTGGCAGCCGATCCCGGGATGACGATTCTTGTCAACAATCCGAATGTCCAGGCGATCCGGGCCCACCGCGAGGGTCTGGTGTTGATCAACTTCTGGACCGCCGGTTCCGTCGCCGAGGTGCCGGACGGCCCCGCGCGGCGCGGTGTGACCAGCGACGGTCCCGCGTCGGTGGTGATCGGCACCGACGGCCCGACGACGACGGTCGCGGTGTCCGATCCGAGCCGGACCGCGACGACGGTCCGGTTGACGATCGACCGCCAGGTCGGCGCGGTGATCGCCAAGGATCCGGCCGTCACGGTGGTTGCCACCGGCAAGCAGCTCGTGCTGGACATCGCCGTCGGCGGCACGAAGGGCGCCACCCACTCGGTGTCCTTCGGCTGA
- the hemW gene encoding radical SAM family heme chaperone HemW: MPSTLPEGEVAPRDGVLPDAAVLEAAGRPLGFYLHVPFCASRCGYCDFNTYTATELGGGGSQASYAENAVAEVRLARRVLGELDRPVDTVFFGGGTPTLLPAADLGKMLAAVRDEFGLAPGAEVTTEANPESVDPAYLEALLEAGFTRVSFGMQSAASHVLRILDRQHTPGRALQAVKEATAAGFEHVNLDLIYGTPGESLDDWRASLESALSAQPDHVSAYALIVEDGTQLARRIRRGELPMPDDDDLADKYVLADEMLSAEGLRWYEVSNWARSTAARCRHNELYWRGDTWWGIGPGAHSHVGGVRWWNVKHPSAYAERITAGESPAYARETLDEETRRIERVLLEVRLSAGLPLDVLDPAGRAAADQVVANGLAVIADGDPANGERLVLTDRGRLLADAVVRELLP; this comes from the coding sequence GTGCCGTCGACATTGCCCGAGGGGGAGGTTGCGCCCCGGGACGGGGTGTTGCCGGATGCTGCTGTGCTCGAGGCCGCGGGGCGGCCGTTGGGGTTTTATCTGCATGTGCCGTTCTGTGCGTCGCGGTGCGGGTATTGCGACTTCAACACGTACACCGCTACAGAGCTCGGTGGTGGTGGCTCGCAGGCGTCGTACGCCGAGAACGCGGTCGCCGAGGTGCGGCTCGCGCGGCGGGTGCTTGGCGAGCTGGATCGGCCGGTCGACACGGTGTTCTTCGGGGGTGGTACGCCGACCTTGCTGCCGGCTGCGGATCTGGGGAAGATGCTGGCGGCGGTGCGGGATGAGTTCGGGCTCGCGCCGGGCGCGGAGGTGACGACGGAGGCGAATCCGGAGTCGGTGGATCCGGCGTACCTCGAGGCGCTGCTCGAGGCGGGGTTCACGCGGGTGAGCTTCGGGATGCAGAGTGCGGCGTCGCACGTACTGCGGATTCTCGATCGGCAGCACACCCCGGGGCGGGCGTTGCAGGCGGTCAAGGAGGCGACGGCTGCGGGGTTCGAGCATGTGAACCTGGATCTCATCTACGGCACGCCGGGGGAGTCGCTGGACGACTGGCGGGCGTCGCTGGAGTCGGCGTTGTCGGCCCAGCCGGATCACGTCAGCGCGTACGCGTTGATCGTCGAGGACGGCACGCAGCTGGCGCGGCGGATCCGGCGTGGTGAGCTGCCGATGCCGGATGACGACGACCTTGCGGACAAGTACGTGCTGGCCGACGAGATGCTCTCCGCTGAGGGGTTGCGGTGGTACGAGGTGTCCAACTGGGCACGCAGTACGGCGGCACGGTGCCGGCACAACGAGCTGTACTGGCGCGGGGACACGTGGTGGGGAATCGGTCCCGGTGCGCACAGTCATGTCGGTGGCGTGCGCTGGTGGAACGTGAAGCACCCCAGCGCGTACGCCGAGCGGATCACCGCGGGCGAGAGCCCTGCGTACGCACGCGAAACCCTCGACGAGGAAACGCGCCGGATCGAACGAGTCCTCCTCGAGGTCCGGCTCTCGGCCGGCCTCCCGCTAGACGTCCTCGACCCCGCGGGCCGAGCCGCCGCCGACCAGGTGGTAGCCAACGGCCTCGCCGTGATCGCCGACGGCGATCCGGCGAACGGTGAGCGGCTGGTGTTGACTGATCGGGGGCGGTTGTTGGCTGATGCGGTGGTTCGGGAGCTGCTGCCCTGA
- a CDS encoding DNA/RNA non-specific endonuclease: MPSIVGYLQRLARQCRDNASFVADFSSGNPAARHAAYQLVAAAEACERAAHLAAQTPLKARAWADQMVSGGRTVAPAEVARRVAGGAAGQVEQKVVELSTTDPEHKELLSRPPPDSTIRVDKRFVYETDGAGRVVRAKATLDVVDLKHPRDTASQRALDGKLPGDHAGHLFARIFRGPIGKMNLTPMAGRSVNLSAYKRAENAWRAALEAGSEVDVQIDLVYRTDKNRPDLIAVRYAIDGVVTQQTIRNTPRRGQGSRDGSS; encoded by the coding sequence ATGCCGTCGATCGTGGGATACCTTCAGCGGCTCGCAAGGCAATGCCGCGATAACGCTTCGTTCGTCGCCGACTTCTCATCCGGCAACCCGGCAGCACGGCACGCCGCGTACCAGCTCGTGGCGGCCGCCGAAGCTTGCGAGCGAGCAGCTCATCTGGCTGCGCAGACGCCTCTGAAGGCGAGGGCATGGGCAGACCAGATGGTCAGCGGGGGCCGTACTGTCGCGCCGGCGGAGGTGGCTCGGCGTGTGGCGGGTGGGGCAGCCGGTCAGGTCGAGCAGAAGGTCGTCGAACTGTCGACCACCGATCCCGAGCACAAGGAACTGCTGAGCCGACCACCACCTGACAGCACCATCCGGGTGGACAAGCGGTTCGTCTACGAGACCGATGGAGCCGGGCGGGTCGTCCGGGCCAAGGCAACCCTTGACGTCGTCGACCTGAAGCATCCGCGCGACACGGCGTCGCAGCGGGCGTTGGACGGGAAGCTGCCGGGCGATCATGCCGGTCATCTGTTCGCGAGGATCTTCAGAGGACCGATCGGCAAGATGAACCTGACGCCGATGGCGGGTCGATCGGTCAATCTGAGTGCGTACAAGCGAGCCGAGAACGCGTGGCGGGCCGCGCTGGAAGCCGGGTCGGAGGTCGATGTGCAGATTGACCTGGTGTACCGCACTGACAAGAATCGACCCGATCTGATCGCTGTCCGGTACGCGATCGACGGCGTCGTCACCCAGCAGACCATTCGAAACACTCCGCGGCGTGGACAAGGAAGCAGAGATGGCAGTTCCTGA
- a CDS encoding dihydrofolate reductase family protein encodes MTERPYVLLSVAASADGYIDDNSDERLLLSNDEDFDRVDQVRAGVDAILVGANTIRRDNPRLLVRAEERRQERIGRGETESPLKVTVSASGDLDAEAKFFSAGEVDKIVYVPSAGAAKATEAVGQVSTVVDAGPSVDLGFLLDDLARRGVKRLMVEGGGTIHTQFLSADLADEIQLVVAPFFVGDSSAPRFVGDAVFPQSPSNRMDLAEVRQIGDVVLLRYLPKKSTDD; translated from the coding sequence GTGACTGAGCGGCCCTACGTACTGTTGTCGGTGGCAGCGTCTGCCGACGGCTACATCGACGACAACAGCGATGAGCGCCTCCTGCTCTCCAACGACGAGGACTTCGACCGTGTCGACCAGGTCCGGGCCGGCGTCGACGCCATCCTGGTCGGAGCGAACACGATCCGCAGGGACAACCCGCGTCTGCTCGTGCGCGCCGAGGAACGCCGTCAGGAGAGGATCGGCAGGGGTGAGACGGAATCACCGCTGAAGGTCACGGTCTCCGCGTCGGGTGACCTCGATGCCGAGGCCAAGTTCTTCAGCGCCGGTGAGGTCGACAAGATCGTGTACGTGCCTTCCGCCGGGGCGGCGAAGGCAACGGAGGCCGTCGGCCAGGTCAGCACAGTCGTCGATGCGGGTCCTTCGGTCGACCTGGGATTCCTGCTCGACGACCTCGCGAGGCGAGGTGTGAAGCGTCTCATGGTGGAGGGCGGCGGCACGATCCATACGCAGTTCCTGTCGGCCGACCTCGCGGACGAGATTCAGCTGGTCGTCGCTCCGTTCTTCGTCGGTGACAGCAGCGCCCCACGCTTCGTCGGTGACGCCGTCTTCCCGCAGAGCCCGTCCAACCGGATGGACCTCGCCGAGGTACGGCAGATCGGCGACGTCGTCCTGCTCCGCTACCTCCCGAAGAAGAGCACTGATGACTGA
- a CDS encoding deaminase, whose translation MTELDDRHWLQQAIELSRSCPPSATAFSVGAIIVGATGKVLATGYSRETDPHDHAEEIALSKLAANDADLPEATIYSSLEPCSKRASRPRTCTELILAAGIRRVVIAWREPSVFVDCEGVELLTAAGVEVIELPELADQVKALNAHVL comes from the coding sequence ATGACTGAGCTGGATGATCGCCACTGGCTCCAGCAGGCGATCGAGCTGTCGCGCTCTTGCCCACCATCGGCCACCGCGTTCTCCGTGGGTGCCATCATCGTCGGTGCTACGGGGAAGGTTCTGGCTACCGGCTACTCTCGCGAGACAGATCCGCACGATCACGCCGAAGAGATAGCCTTGAGCAAGCTCGCCGCGAACGATGCCGATCTTCCCGAGGCAACGATCTACTCGAGCCTGGAGCCCTGCAGCAAGCGGGCTTCCCGTCCTCGGACCTGCACCGAACTCATCCTCGCCGCAGGAATCCGTCGAGTGGTCATCGCCTGGCGCGAGCCCTCCGTATTCGTCGACTGCGAGGGAGTGGAACTCCTGACGGCAGCGGGCGTCGAGGTCATAGAGCTGCCTGAGCTGGCGGACCAGGTGAAAGCTCTGAACGCTCACGTCCTCTAG
- a CDS encoding alpha/beta hydrolase: protein MVHGGPGESSYSVERSVGDALARVAPVVFYDQRGCGRSEQPDGAATYTMGQLVADLEELRTALGVERIVPWGRSYGCLLAAEYAVAYSNHVERLILHAPPIADPLHPGVWAMRPGAVDPVLTADERVALRAQLDGVTEPIERTVAALGAIAQSANAARFFYHDPSNIPPDDENAPPANLEMAMALVGTERAGLIDDLAALDMPTLILAGLWDRHVGFDIPRDLATRLPQATLEIFHHSAHSIDEEEPTAYVEAIRKFLAR from the coding sequence ATGGTGCACGGCGGGCCTGGGGAGAGTTCGTACAGCGTAGAGCGGTCGGTGGGGGATGCGTTGGCTCGGGTGGCGCCGGTGGTGTTTTACGACCAGCGGGGGTGTGGGCGGTCGGAGCAGCCGGATGGTGCGGCGACTTACACGATGGGGCAGTTGGTTGCCGATCTGGAGGAGTTGCGTACGGCGTTGGGGGTCGAGCGGATCGTGCCGTGGGGTAGGTCGTACGGGTGCCTGCTGGCCGCGGAGTACGCAGTTGCTTATAGCAATCATGTGGAGCGGCTGATCCTGCACGCGCCGCCGATCGCCGACCCGTTGCATCCGGGGGTGTGGGCGATGCGGCCGGGGGCGGTCGATCCGGTGCTGACGGCGGATGAGCGCGTCGCTCTGCGCGCGCAGCTCGACGGCGTGACGGAGCCGATCGAGCGGACGGTGGCAGCGCTCGGGGCGATCGCGCAGAGCGCCAACGCCGCCCGGTTCTTCTACCACGATCCGTCGAACATCCCGCCCGACGACGAGAACGCCCCGCCGGCCAACCTGGAGATGGCGATGGCGCTCGTCGGCACCGAGCGCGCCGGGCTGATCGACGACCTCGCCGCCCTCGACATGCCGACGCTGATCCTCGCCGGGCTCTGGGACCGCCACGTCGGCTTCGACATCCCCCGCGACCTCGCCACCCGGCTCCCGCAGGCGACGCTCGAGATCTTCCACCACTCAGCGCACTCCATCGACGAGGAAGAGCCGACGGCGTACGTCGAGGCGATCCGGAAGTTCCTGGCCCGGTGA
- a CDS encoding IMP cyclohydrolase, which translates to MQSVEYPGRGLAIGRDVDGVPFFAYWLTGRSPASQSRELVVREREVVVQDVSGAATDDLRHYVAATRGDDWVIVGNGTQVGELTAARAQQPDLQLAMRQLTYEPDPPIRTPRITAGATITGAELTDVVIGSARAYDGTPDLTVHPSLYAARIAPGSALTTTTYAGTTQEVITNGRPEVITVESSWSAIADALWQSLRPELRVAAIAVRLDVPAFTETVLHTRT; encoded by the coding sequence ATGCAGTCGGTCGAGTACCCCGGTCGCGGTCTCGCCATCGGGCGTGACGTCGACGGCGTCCCGTTCTTCGCCTACTGGCTGACCGGGCGCTCCCCCGCGTCGCAGTCGCGCGAGCTCGTCGTCCGGGAGCGTGAGGTCGTCGTGCAGGACGTCTCCGGCGCCGCCACCGACGATCTCCGGCACTACGTCGCGGCGACCCGCGGCGACGACTGGGTCATCGTCGGCAACGGCACCCAGGTCGGCGAACTCACCGCCGCTCGCGCGCAGCAACCGGACCTGCAGCTCGCGATGCGGCAGCTCACCTACGAACCCGACCCGCCGATCCGCACCCCGCGCATCACCGCGGGCGCCACCATCACCGGCGCCGAACTCACCGACGTCGTCATCGGATCCGCCCGCGCGTACGACGGTACGCCGGACCTCACCGTCCACCCGTCGCTGTACGCGGCCCGCATCGCGCCCGGCTCCGCGCTCACCACGACGACGTACGCCGGCACGACGCAGGAGGTGATCACCAACGGCCGCCCGGAGGTGATCACCGTCGAGTCCAGCTGGTCCGCGATCGCCGATGCGCTCTGGCAGTCGCTGCGCCCGGAGCTCCGGGTCGCAGCGATCGCCGTCCGCCTGGACGTCCCGGCCTTCACCGAGACCGTCCTGCACACAAGGACCTGA
- a CDS encoding long-chain fatty acid--CoA ligase translates to MKPVADSGQLALLSNRKDTMAQMFLDRVASTPEREAFRFPRGDQWKSVTWRETEALTRRRAAGLIALGVEPEQRVAIASSTRIEWIECYLAAVLAAAATTTIYPSTISSDVAFIVADADVRVVFAEDAEQVDKLRKHRSETPSLQKVVLLDGTPAEEDGDWVIGLGELDILGDEYLAQHPTAVDDRIADIKPDTLCTLIYTSGTTGRPKGVRLPHSVWTYEGAAVEGMRVLSPDDLQFLWLPLSHVFGQVLLAVQFQIGFATAVDGRIDKIVENAAVVQPTFMAAAPRIFEKAHGRIVTMIQSEGGVKAKLFDWAFGVGARVSALRQAGKEPSGLLAAQFATADKLVLSKIRARFGGRIRFFVSGSAALDKKLAEWFHAAGLLILEGYGLSETSAGSTLNRLDQYRLGSVGPAFPGTQFRIAEDGEILIKGDGVMSGYHNQPEQTAEVIDADGWFHTGDIGHFEDEFLFITDRKKDLFKTSGGKYVAPQVIEGRFKMICPYASQFVVHGNQRNFVSALVTLDPDAIQGWAAANGLGDKSYAEIVTSDAAREMVQGYVDELNAGLNRWETIKKFTILDRDLTVESGEMTPSLKLKRKHVENQYADVLDKMYE, encoded by the coding sequence ATGAAGCCTGTCGCCGATTCCGGCCAGCTCGCACTCCTCAGCAACCGCAAGGACACGATGGCCCAGATGTTCCTGGACCGGGTGGCCTCGACCCCTGAGCGGGAGGCGTTCCGGTTCCCGCGCGGGGACCAGTGGAAGTCGGTGACCTGGCGGGAGACCGAGGCACTGACGCGCCGCCGCGCCGCGGGCCTGATCGCGCTCGGCGTCGAGCCGGAGCAGCGGGTCGCGATCGCGTCCAGCACCCGGATCGAGTGGATCGAGTGCTACCTGGCCGCCGTACTCGCCGCCGCCGCGACCACCACGATCTACCCGTCGACGATCTCGTCCGACGTGGCGTTCATCGTTGCGGACGCCGACGTCCGGGTGGTGTTCGCCGAGGACGCGGAGCAGGTGGACAAGCTCCGCAAGCACCGCTCCGAGACGCCGTCGCTGCAGAAGGTCGTGCTGCTCGACGGCACGCCGGCCGAGGAGGACGGCGACTGGGTGATCGGGCTCGGCGAGCTCGACATCCTCGGCGACGAGTACCTCGCGCAGCACCCAACGGCCGTCGACGACCGGATCGCCGACATCAAACCCGACACGTTGTGCACGCTGATCTACACCTCCGGTACGACGGGCCGCCCGAAGGGCGTGCGGTTGCCGCACTCGGTGTGGACCTACGAGGGCGCGGCGGTCGAGGGGATGCGGGTGCTGTCGCCTGACGACCTGCAGTTCCTGTGGCTGCCGTTGTCGCACGTGTTCGGGCAGGTGCTGCTCGCCGTCCAGTTCCAGATCGGGTTCGCGACCGCGGTCGACGGGCGGATCGACAAGATCGTCGAGAACGCGGCGGTCGTGCAGCCGACGTTCATGGCGGCGGCGCCGCGGATCTTCGAGAAGGCGCACGGGCGGATCGTGACGATGATCCAGTCCGAGGGCGGCGTGAAGGCCAAGCTGTTCGACTGGGCGTTCGGCGTCGGCGCGCGGGTCTCGGCGCTGCGCCAGGCCGGCAAGGAGCCGAGCGGTTTGCTCGCGGCGCAGTTCGCGACTGCCGACAAGCTCGTGCTGTCGAAGATCCGGGCGCGGTTCGGCGGGCGGATCCGGTTCTTCGTGTCAGGGTCGGCGGCGCTGGACAAGAAGCTGGCGGAGTGGTTCCACGCCGCGGGCCTGCTGATCCTGGAGGGTTACGGCCTGTCCGAGACGTCGGCGGGGTCGACCCTGAACCGGCTGGACCAGTACCGGCTGGGCAGCGTCGGGCCGGCGTTCCCCGGGACGCAGTTCCGGATCGCCGAGGACGGCGAGATCCTGATCAAGGGCGACGGCGTGATGAGCGGGTACCACAACCAGCCCGAGCAGACCGCCGAGGTGATCGACGCCGACGGCTGGTTCCACACCGGCGACATCGGGCACTTCGAGGACGAGTTCCTGTTCATCACGGACCGGAAGAAGGACCTCTTCAAGACCTCCGGCGGCAAGTACGTCGCGCCGCAGGTGATCGAGGGCCGCTTCAAGATGATCTGCCCGTACGCCAGCCAGTTCGTCGTACACGGCAACCAGCGGAACTTCGTCTCCGCGCTCGTCACACTCGACCCGGATGCGATCCAGGGCTGGGCGGCCGCGAACGGCCTCGGCGACAAGTCGTACGCCGAGATCGTCACGTCCGACGCGGCGCGCGAGATGGTCCAGGGATACGTCGACGAACTCAACGCCGGCCTGAACCGGTGGGAGACGATCAAGAAGTTCACGATCCTCGACCGGGACCTCACGGTGGAGTCCGGCGAGATGACGCCCAGCCTGAAACTCAAGCGCAAGCACGTGGAGAACCAGTACGCCGACGTACTGGACAAGATGTACGAGTAG